Genomic segment of Archangium lipolyticum:
GGCTCGCGCTGGCCGGCCACGTCGAGCCCGCCCTCGGTGGTGAGCTCCTCGCGCCGCTCGGGCACCAGCGTCACCACGTCCGGCTTGTGCTCGTAGGCGATCTTCACCATCTCCTGGGTGGCCGCCATCTCCAGGTTGAGCAGCGTCTGCACGGTCTCCCGGAGGATGCGCAGATCCCGCTCCTGGATGTGCCGCCGGTCTTCCCGCAGGTGGATGGTGATCTGCCCGGCACCGGCCAGCTCGGCGATGGCCGCCGCCGTCACCGGATCCGGGTACGTGGTGCGCCGCGCCTGCCGCAGCGTCGCCACGTGGTCCACATTCACACCCAGTCGCTGTCCCATCTCGGCCGCTCCCTGCTGGCGCGCGTCTCAGAGCACGCGCGCCCTTCTATTGGCGGCCCGAGACCGGATGTCAACCGTTGAGCGCCTTGGAGAGCGCCTCGGCGATCTCCCGGGCGTACTGCTCGTTGCGCGCGGCGTCGGTGCCCTCGATGAGGACGCGGGCCTTGGGCTCGGTGCCGGAGAAGCGCACCAGCACCCGGCCCTCCTTGCCCAGCTTCTTCTCCACGTCCTGGATGGCCCTCATCACCGTGGGCAGCTCGCCCAGCTCGCGCTTCTGCTTGACGACCACGTTGACGAGCGTCTGCGGCACCGGCTCGAAGATGGAGGCCAGCTCGCTCACCGGCTTCTGCTGGCGGCACATGACGGCCAGCAGCTGCAGCGCGGCCAGGGTGCCGTCGCCCGTGGTGGTGTGGTCCGAGAAGATGAGGTGGCCGCTCTGCTCGCCACCGATGTTGTAGCCGTTCTTGCGCATCTCCTCGACGACGTAGCGGTCACCCACCTTGGTGCGGACGACCTTCACGCCCCAGCGCGACACCGCCCGCTCCAGGCCGATGTTGCTCATCACCGTGGACACGAGCGTCTTCTTCTTCAGCTCCTTGCGCGTGACGAGCTCGCCGGTGCAGATGGCCATGATGGCGTCGCCATCCACCACGTTGCCCTTCTCGTCCACGACGATGAGGCGGTCCGCGTCACCGTCGAGCGCGATGCCCACGTGCGCCCCGTGCTTCACCACCGCGCGGGACAGGTTCTCCGGGTAGAGCGCGCCGCACTTGTTGTTGATGTTCTTGCCGTCCGGCTGCACGCCCAGGGCGATCACCTTGGCGCCCAGCTCCTCGAGCACCGCCGGAGCCGTCTTGTAGGCGGCGCCGTTGGCGCAGTCGACGACGATGGTCATCCCCTCCAGCGTCAGCTCGCGGGGGAAGGTCGTCTTGAGGAACACGATGTAGCGCCCGCGCGCGTCCTCCAGGCGGAAGGCCCGGCCGATCTTCGTCGCGGTGGGGCGGATGGAGTCGATGGCGCCGCTGGCCACCAGCTCCTCAATCTTGGCCTCCGTCTCGTCCGGCAGCTTGAAGCCGTCGCGCCAGAAGAACTTGATGCCGTTGTCCTGGTACGGGTTGTGGGAGGCGGAGATGACGGCGCCGGCGTCGGCGCGCATCGAGGTGGTGAGGTTGGCGATGCCCGGTGTGGGCAGAGGACCCACCAGGTCCACATCCACGCCCATGGAGATGATGCCGGCGGCGAGCGCCTGCTCGAGCATGTAGCCGGACAGCCGCGTGTCCTTGCCGATGATGACGCGGTGACGGTGGGGCCCGTTGCGGATGAGGTGCGCGAGCGCTCGTCCGAGCTGCATCGCGACCTCCGCCGTCATCGGGTACACGTTGGCGACGCCCCGGACGCCGTCCGTGCCGAACAGTCTCTGCGACGCCCGCTCTTCCTTCGGGGGCATGTTCATCCTGTAAGCCATGGTGTGCCGCTCACCTTTCCCTATCCCTGGGCCGGCCTGAAGCCGGAACCTCCGACGCCGAGGGCTTATACCCTGCCCTCCACAGTGCCCGAAGCTAGGGAGTACGAGCCCCCTAAACAAGCTTGCGGCCAATCAGGCCGTCTCGCCCCGTGGTCGGTCGTCCCGGAGCGCACATCCGCCCTGAGGGGGCCACTCCCTCAGTCTCGTACTTTTCCCCCCAGGTAGAGAGACCCGCCCTCCCCCGCCGCGCGCACGGCATCCGCGACGGCGAGTGCGTCCCGCACCTCGGCCACGTCGTGCACGCGCACGAAGTCGGCGTCCCCCGCCGCGGCGACCACGGCCACGGAGCCCAATGTCGCCGCCAGACGCTCGTTCGCCGGCTTCCCCCCCGCCAGCTTCCCGAGGAAGGACTTCCGGCTGGTGCCCACCAGCACCGGCAGCCCCAGCACGCGCAGCTCCCCCAGCCGCCGCAGCAGGAAGAGGTTGTGCCCGAGCGTCTTGCCGAAGCCGATGCCCGGATCCACCAGCACACGCTCGCGCGGCACGCCCGCGGCCACCGCCCGCGCCACGCTGTCCTCCAGGAAGGCCAGCACCTCGTCCACCACGTCCTCGTAGTGGGGGTCCTTCTGCATCGTCTCGGGGGTGCCCTGGATATGCATCACGCAACAGGCCGCGCCCGCCTCGGCGGTCACACGGGGCAGCTCCGGATCGAAGAGAAAGCCACTGATGTCGTTGACGAGCACCGCGCCGGCCTTGAGCGCCTCGCGGGCCACCGCCGCCTTGGTGGTGTCCACGGAGATGGGCACCTCCGTGCGGGCGCGCAGGCCCTGGATGACGGGGACGATGCGGGCCACCTCCTCCTCGGCGGGCACGGGCGGAGAGCCGGGCCGGGTGGACTCACCGCCCACGTCCAGGATGTCCGCGCCCGCCTCGGCCAACCGCAGCCCATGCGCGATGGCCCGCTCGGTGTCGAAGTAGCGTCCACCGTCCGAGAAGCTGTCCGGAGTTACATTCACCACGCCCATGACGTAGGTGCGCGTCCCGAAGGTGAAGGTGCGTCCCCCCAGCACCAGTGATGCGGGTGGAGCCGGGGCCTCCAGCACGCGAGCCAGCGCCGTGCCCAGTCCGGCCAGCTCCGGCCGGACCTTCGCCTCGGACACCACGCGCTCGAACTGCTCCTTGCGTCCGGAGAGGAGCCCGGTGCCGGGGCGCGTGCGCTCGTCGCCCGCCACCCAGGAGGGGTACGCCTCGCGCCCGGCGGCCACCGGGGACGCGGAGAGGCCGGAGAGGAAGCGGCCCTGCTCGCGCTCCAGGCCAGTGAGCAGCACGTGCAGCGCGGGCAGCGTCCCGAGCAGGTGCTCGCGAGCGGAAGCAGGCAGCCCCATGCGAAGCAGGGCCGGCTCGAGGTCGGCGGGACGGTCGGCGCGGACGGGGCGGGCGCGAATCATGTCGGGTCGGCTCCGGGGACTCGGAAAGCAGAAGGGCCCTCCCCACGAGAGTGGAGAGGGCCCGGGTTCTACACGCAAGCGCGGCTCAGGCTACGCCTTGTTCGGCTCCATGTTGGGGATGCCATCGAGCGCGTCGAGGATCTTCCGCTTGTCCTTCTTCTCGGTGGACTTGGTGGGCGGAGCCACGACGCGGGGAGGCGGGCGCTCGCGGGTGAGCTGGCCACCCTGGAGGAGGATGTTGACGTCCTCGGCGTCCAGCGTCTCGTACTCCACCAGCGCATCGGCCACGCGCTTGAGGCCCTCGAGGTGCTCGGTCAGCAGCGCCTTGCCCTTCTCGTAGCAGCCCATGACGATGCCGCGCACCTCGGCGTCGATCTGCCGCGCGGTGTCCTCGGAGTAGTCCTTGGCCGAGTTGAAGTCGCGGCCCAGGAACACCTCACCGTCGCTCTTGCCGAAGGCCAGGGGCCCCAGCTTGTCGCTCATGCCCCAGCGGCACACCATGGCGCGCGCCGTCTCGGTCGCACGCTCGATGTCGTTGGACGCACCCGAGCTCATCTCGTTGAAGATCAGCTCCTCGGCGATGCGGCCGCCCATGGCCATGGTGATCTGATCGAGGATCTGCTTCTTGTACCCGTTGACCTTGTCCTCGGTGGGCAGGCTCCAGGTGAGACCCAGGGCCTGGCCGCGCGGGATGATGGTGACCTTGTGGAGGGGATCGCAGCCGGGCAGCAGCTTGGCGATGAGAGCATGGCCCGCCTCGTGGACGGCCGTGTTCTTCTTCTCCTTCTCGGTCATGATCATGGACTTGCGCTCGGGGCCCATGAAGACCTTGTCCTTGGCCTGCTCGAAGTCGCTCAGGTCCACGCGCTCCTTGTTCTGACGCGCGGCCATGAGGGCCGACTCGTTGACCAGGTTCTCCAGGTCCGCGCCCGTCATGCCCGGAGTTCCGCGGGCGATGACCTCGAGGTCCACTTCCGGAGCCAGCGGCACGCGGCGGGTGTGCACCTTGAGCACGCCCAGGCGGCCCTTCAGGTCGGGGCGCGGCACCACGATGCGGCGGTCGAAGCGGCCCGGGCGCTGCAGCGCGGGATCCAACACGTCCGGACGGTTGGTGGCGGCGATGAGGATGACGCCCTCGTTGGACTCGAAGCCGTCCATCTCCACCAGCAGCTGGTTGAGCGTCTGCTCGCGCTCGTCATGACCACCGCCGAGGCCCGCGCCACGGTGACGGCCCACGGCGTCGATCTCGTCGATGAAGATGATGCAGGGGGCGTTCTTCTTGCCCTGCTCGAACAGATCGCGCACGCGGCTGGCGCCGACGCCCACGAACATCTCCACGAAGTCCGAGCCGGAGATGGAGAAGAAGGGCACGCCGGCCTCACCGGCCACGGCACGGGCCAGCAGCGTCTTGCCGGTACCCGGAGGGCCCATCATCAGCACGCCCTTGGGGATGCGGCCGCCCAGCTTGGTGAACTTCTTGGGATCCTTGAGGAAGGCGACGATCTCCTCGAGCTCCTCCTTGCACTCGTCGGCGCCGGCCACGTCCGCGAACGTGACCTTGTTGTGGCTCTCATTGAGGAGCCGCGCCTTCGACTTGCCGAAGGTCATCGCCTTGCCGCTCCCACCCTGGAGCTGGCGCATGAAGAAGATGAAGAAGAGGAACAGGAAGACGACCGGCATCCACTGGCCGAGGATGGTGAGCCAGAGGCTGTTCTGCTCCTCCCGCTCGTACTTCACGTCCACGTTGTTCTTGCGCAGCTGCTCGAGAACGGTGGCGTCGGCCTCGGGGCCGGTGGTCCGGAACTTCTCCTCGGTGTCGGTGTAGACACCCGAGTAGGTGTTCCCCTTGACCGAGACGGCCCGGACCTTCTTGTCCTCTACCTTGGCGAGGAACTGCGTGAACGTCGGTTCCTGGACCTGGTCGTTGCTCGTGGAGAAGAAGTTGTAGAAGGCGACGAAGAGGACGATCAGGATGACCCAGAGGCCGATGGTCTTGTAAGTCGAACGCACGTGTCAGCTGCCCTTTCGGTGCTCGGCAGGATGAGGGCACGGTCAAAAAGGCCTAGCATTTCGACCGTTTGTCACGACACCGGGTGTGTGACCCGTTTGTCGGACGGTATCAGCAACAGCAAAAACGCCTCAACTATTTTGGGGGTTCCACCCCCCCACATCCTCCGCGGTGGTCGACTCTATAACGGAGTCGTCCCGAGCATGCCCGGGACTGGAGGCGAGGCCCACAGAAAGAGGCGTACAGCCCGCGAGGGTGTGGAATTCCAGACCCCTGGAATCCAGAGGACGAGCCCCTCGGCGTCCGTCACCACGGGCAGCGAGTCGCGGCGCTCGCCGGGAATGCGCCGGTCCACCAGCACATCCTGCAGCTTGCGCGAGCCGGCGGGCCCTCGGACCCGGTCGCCGGGCCGCCGCGTCCGCACGGTGAGGGGCCAGCGCGTCTCCTCCGGCAGCGACAGGCCCAGGGTTCCTGGGGGCGGAGCGACCGCCGCCACGGTGAAGCGCCAGCCCGTTCCCTCCTGGAGTCCCGAGGCCCCCTCCCCCGCCAGTACCAGCTCCGGAGGAGGTGGAGTGCTCCCACCCCGGCGCACGCAGCGCACGCGCCCGCCCGCCGTGTGGAGCTGAAGGCCGCCGGGCTCGTGGCCTCCGCCCAGCGTCACCGGCCGGCCCGTCTCCACCGCGCTCAGCGCCCGGGCGAGGGAGGCATCGTCCACCGTCGCCCCCGCCTCGGTCAGCAGGCGGGCCAGCACCCGGCGTCGCAGGGGCGGCTCCAGGGCGCGCACCCCCACCGCGTCCAGGCTCCCATCCGGCAGGGTGAGCCGGACCCGGGCGCCGTCGGCCAGCTCGCCCAGCAGGGCCTCGTCCTCGGCGGCCAGGCGGGCGAAGGTGGCCAGGTGCGGTACCACGGGGAAGCCCGCGGCGCGCACCAGCACGGGCAGCACCTCATATCGGATGCGGGTGCGCAGGAACGCGGGGTCCACGTTCATGGGATCCATGACGAAGGAGATTCCCTGCTCGGCCAGGAAGGCCTCCACCTCCTCCCGCGTACGCTCGATGAGCGGGCGGACGAGGAACGGACGTACCCTGTGGATGCCGACAGCGCCCCGGAGGGCGGTGCCCCGCACCAACCGCATGAGGAGCGTCTCCGCCTGGTCGGACGCCGTGTGCGCGGTGGCAACTACTTGGAGCCCCAACTCCCGCCGCAGGGTCTCCAGCGCCGAGTAGCGGGCCTCGCGCGCCCGCGCCTCCACGCCGGAGCCCGGCGACAGGTTCAACCGGCGCACATGGCAGGGCAGCCCCCAATGGGCGGCCAGCCGGGCGACCGCCTCCACCTCTCCCCGGGCCTCGGGCCGCAGGCCATGGTCGAGCGTGGCCACCTCCACCCTCAAGGAGAGGGACTCGCGCACCCGCGCGGTGCCCACGAGCAGCGCGGACGAGTCCGCGCCCCCCGAGACGGCCAGCAGCACCGAGCCCCCCACCAGCCCCAGCTGCCGGTAGGTGCGCTCCAGGGCCGTCGAGAAAAGGACGCTCGTTTCACCAGTGGAGGGCATTGAACAGGGGAAGGAATCAGAATCGAGCGAGTCGGGTTACACCGGATGCAGCCGGTTGAAGGGGCGCAAGACGATTCTTATGATCGTCACGGAGGTCGCGAGGGTCGGGAGGGTCGGGGAAAAGATGGTGGGGGGAAATGGTCGCGCGACGCAAAATGTTCTGAACGTGGATTTTTGACGGAGTTGGGCCTAGGGGTCCCCCCCCTCCCCCTCTGGGCCCACGGGGCCGCCGGGATCAGTCCTGGCGGTCCTTCTTTCCGGAAAGCCCCGGGTTCTCGCCATGAGGACCCGGGGCTTTCCCTTTTGCGGGTTTTTTTCCCAGACGGCGTCAGTCCGGGTGCATACGCTGTGTGAGCACTCCGAAACCGTTGACCCGTCAGGGAGACTGTCGGATAACGGCACCGGTGTGTTCAGGTCGTCACCTCGTATCCGCTCCGGAGACCCAGGTATGGCAGGCACCGACAAGCGCAAGCAGTCCCTGTACTTCCCCGAGGAGATGCTCAAGGAGATCCAGGAGGAGGCCAATCGCCAGGACCGCTCGCTCTCGTGGGTCGTGCAGCAGGCCTGGAAGATCGCTCGCGATCGTATCAAGTCGTTCCCCGCCGTGAACGACGTCACGGGCGACGAGCGGCAGGACCCTCGCGAGGAAGGAAGGTCCTAGCCCTCATGGCCGCAACCGATCATCGAAAGCAGAGCCTCTATTTCCCCGAGGACATGTTGGACGAAATCCAGCGCGAGGCGACGCGGCAGGATCGCTCGCTCTCGTGGATCGTCCAGCAGGCATGGAAGGTAGCTCGGGCCGAGCTGCGCAAGATGCCGTCGCCCAATGACGTGTTCGGGCCGACGCCCTCGCGGCCAGACGGCTCGGGAGATTCGCAGTCCTGAAGCGTGCGCGCCACGCGCCGCCGGCCTACTGCACCACGGGCCGGCCCGGCCGGGCGCAATTGACGAAGACGATCCGCTCAGCCTCCTCCAGAGGCTGTTTGTCCGTGGCGTGGTTCTTCCGCAGATAGGCCTCGGTGAGGTTGGCGTCCGTGGCCTTGCCGTCCGTCGCGCTCGCCGTGACGGGGTTGCGTGACAGGTCCTTGCCCGCGTCCTTGAAGATGACGCCGTACCCGTCCCCTCCTCCGAGGAGGAACTCGGCCATGGCCACGCGGTAGCGGATGGAAGGATCCGCGCGCGGCGGCAGCGGCACCGTGCGGTCCTTCACCTTGAGCCCCACCACGCGCTGGCCCATGGGGCGCGAGCAGTCCACGCGCACCGTGGTGCCCTCGGACACGTGCAGGAAGGCGCCGTCCGGCGAGACGATGGGCTGCTCCTCCGGGGACAGCGCCTCCACCGAGTGCTCGAACATGTCCACCAGCTGCTTCTCGGTGAGGTCCACCGTGATGACGGCGTTCTCGAAGAGGAGGATCTCGTGCAGCAGGCCGTTCTTCAGGGGGCCCCTGGGCACGGAGGTGCGGGTGACGCACAGGCCCTCGGCGCGCAGCGAGCCCCCGTTGACGATGCCGAGCTCGGCGGGGGCCTTGGAGCCGTCCTCCGCGTGGAGGAAGGCGTCCGCGGCGAGCTGGCCGAGCGCGTTGTTGTCGTGCCGGGTGAAGGGCTTGTCGAGGAAGACGTCCTGGGCCAGGTAGCCGACGATGGAGTTCGGATCGTCCACCAGCGGCTGGCACTGGTCGTTGAACTGCATGCAGCCGAGACCCGGCGCGAGGGCCACGGCGAGAACGGCGGCGGTGAGCGTGCGGGACATCAGTTGCGGGCCCTCAGGGTGAGGAAGGCGGAGACGCCCTCGCGTGGCAGCAGGCCGGACATGCGGTCCGGGCGGGGGACGTCGTCGCGCAGGTCGGAGTCGAAGACGTTGTGCACCACCACGGCCAGCTCGAAGCGGTCGGCGATGGGCTCGGTGCGCAGTTGCGCGGTGATGAGGCTGTAGGAGGGAATCTTGTAGCGGCGGATGAGCTCCAGCACGCTGCGGGTGTTGTTGCGCCGCTCGGCACCGGCGCGCACCACGAGATCGAAGTTGATGAAGTCACCGATGGGCATGGACACGCCCGCGTTGAAGCGCGCCTGGGGGATGTCGGTGAGGTACTTGTGGTTGGTGGGCAGCTCCTGGTCCTCGGCGCGGAAGAGGCTGGCGTTCACCCACGCGTTGGCGCGCTTGGAGGCCTCCAGCCGGGCCTCGCCCTCCACGCCGTAGACGAGCACGCCCAGCTCGCGGTTGCGCACCGGGACGATGTTGCCCGAGATGTCCACGGCCATGATGGGGTTGGAGAAGCTCTCGAGGAAGGCGTTGGTGCGCAGACGCACGCGCGCATCACCCGCGGCCTGGACGAGATCCGCGCCGACCTCGAAGGTGTTCACCACGGCGGGCTTCAGGTCCGCGTTTCCCTCGAAGCGGCCCTGGTTGTAGTCCGTGTCCGGGATGGTCTCCACCAGCTCCTGGAGCGTGGGCGGACGGAAGGCGCGGCCGTAGAGCAGCTTGAGGACGAGCGAGTCCGTGGCGGAGAAGACGAGCCCCACGCGCGGGTTGATGGTGGGCACCAGGTGGGTGCCGGTGATGAGGTTGGAGTCGTCGACGGTGGGCAGCTGGGTGGCGTCCACGCGCACGCCGAGGGTGAGCGTGAGCGGCTCCACCACCGTCCACTGGTCCTGCGCGAAGGCGCCCAGCGACAGGCGCCGCGCGGCCGCGCCATCGGCGAGCTCGAGGATGTCCACCAGCCCCTCGGGCGTGGTCAGCTCGGCACGGCGCCGGCTGTCGAGGGTGTAGTTCGTCGCGTAGCTGTAGTCGCCCAGCATCTGCAGCTCGCCCACGGCCCCCACCGAGAGCCGGTTGCCCTCGAACAGGGAGATGTCCGAGTCCACGCTGACGCCGATCGTGCGCACGGTGACGCGGGTCTGCTCCTGCATGCCCTCGGGGAAGAGCTGGTTGTCGTCGGGGCCGGTGCGGAAGTCGTTCGGGCCGATGTGGAAGAGCCGATCCGTGTGCTGCTGGTCCCCGTAGAGGCGCGCGCGCAGCCGCACCTGCTCGTTCAGCTCGTGCTCGTAGGTGACGTCGCCGAGGAACACCTGCCACCCCAGGCGCGAACCCGGGCCCGCGGTGTCGAAGAGGCCCATCAGGGCATCGCGGTCCTCGGAGATCAGCCGCGCGGAGACGTTGAGGTGCCCCTTGGGCGCCACGTCGAGCTCGGCCCCCAGGCCCAGGTTGAGCAGGAAGCGTCTGTCCTGGGTGTAGCCGACGGGATCCAACGGGTCGCGCATCTTCTGGGCGAGCGTCTCCGCGTCGAGCGCGTCCGTCTCGATGGGGGAAGAGTCCCCCTGCTGGTACCAGACGTCCGCGTCACCGAAGAGCTTGAAACCGCCGAAGGAGTGGGCCCCGGAGGCGTGACCATCGAAGGAGGTGGCCAACCGGTCGTCGAGCGCGGGAAAGCCGCCACCGGAGACGGCCGCGAGGAAGCCCTCGTTCCGCCAGGTGACGAGGTTCACCACGGCGAGGAAGGCGCCAGCGCCGTACAGCGCCGAGCCGGGCCCACGGATGACCTCGATGCGCTCGAGGTTCTCCACCGGCAGGTTCATCAGCGCCTTGCCATCGAAGAAGTTGTTGAGGCGCTGGCCATTGAGGAGGAAGAGCACCTCGGCGTCATTGCGCAGGCCGCGGATGGCGACGCGGTGGAAGCCCTGCACGTCGCGGCTGATGGTGAGGCCGGGCACCACGTCCAGCACGTCCGCCACCGTGCGGGCCCCGAGCGCGCGGATCTGCTCGCGCCCGAAGGAGGCGCCGATGGCGGGCACCTTCTTCACCGACTCCTCGTGCCGGGTGGCGAGCGCCAGGGTGTCCTCGGCGGTGTAGAGGGCCAGGTCCTCCTCCAGCGCGGAGCGCTCGGGCGGGGGCTCGGTGGGCTCGGCTGGCCGCGAGGACCGTGCGAGGGCCGAGCGCGAGGAGGCATTCTCCGGGTCCGGGGGCAGGTCGGCGGACAGTGCCGCCATGGCGTCATCGGAAGACGTGGCCTTCCGGGTCGGCTCGGCCCGGGTCTCGGCCTTCGGAGCCGGTTCCGCCTTCTGCGCCGGCTCGGCCTTCTGCGCCGGCTGACCCCTCCGGGTGGACTCGGCTCTGCGGGAAACGGGCTCCGGCTCGGAGGTCCGGGCAGACGCGGCCGAGGCAGCGGCACGCGGCGTGGGAGCCGGCTCCGGAGCGGGCCGGGACGTGGTGAGCGGGGTTCGCGTGGAGGGCACCTGCCCCACGACGATGACGCGGACCGGGCGGGTGGCGCTCTTGAAGAGAGGCACGCGGTCCCCGTCGGGGGTGTAGCCCTCCATGTAGTACTCGACGCCGGGCGGCGCGACGTTCGTCCCGGGGATGACACCCCGGTAGAGATCGCCGTACTGCAACTCCATGGGCGCTTCCGTATAGGGCTCGCCGGGTCCCCGGTAGCGGATGACGACGCGCTGGATGCGCTGGGTCCCGGTGAGCACGCCGTCGACCACCAGCGTCGCCCCGGGCTCCGCCTGGGCGGGCGCGGTGTGGAGCAGGGTCGACTGCTCCTGGGCGGAAACAGGCAACGCCGCGAGGAGCACCAGCGCGACGAGGATGGTGGGGGGGCTCGGGAGTGCGGACTTCACGGGTAATCCGGATGCTCCTCCGAGGGGTTCGGTACGTCAAGGAAGGGGGGTGGGCCCGGCCGCCGAATTTTTGCCGGGGTGGCGGGCGCGTGCGAGTTGTGACCGTCCATGCGCGCGTCGCTCGCTCTCCACCTCGCCCTGTTCCGCCGCCAGAAAGCCCAGATCGCCCGGGCCATCGAGGGGCAGTCGGTGGCCTTCCGGGCCTATGAGGCCCGCTACCGCCGGCGCACCTCGGAGTATCGGAGGGTGCTGCCCGCCTCGGCGGTGTCCCAGCAGGTGCAGGCGGCGGACGTGGTGTACGTGGGCGACTACCACACGCTGCCGCTGGCACAGGAGACGTACCTGGAGCTCGTCGAGGGCACGCGTGAGGCGGGCCGCCGCGTGGTGCTCGCGCTCGAGTGCGTGGAGGGCCGTCACCAGTCAGCGGTGGAGGCATATCTGGCGGGCCGCCTCGCGGAGCGCTCGCTGCTCGCCCGCCTGGGCCATGGCGTGGGCCAGGGGAACGGGGCCTGGTCGGGCCTGCGCTCGCTGCTGGCTTACGCGAAGCGTCATCGGCTGCAGGTGGTGGGCATCGACCGGCGGGCGCAGGGCGAGCGCTCCCTGGAGCTGCGGGACGCGTACGCGGCGGAGCGGATCGCCCGGGCGGTGCGGGCGGAGGATCGGCCGCGGGTGATGGTGCTGGTGGGCCAGTACCACGTGGCGCCCTGCCATCTCCCGGCGCAGGTGGAGCGGGCACTGGGCGAGGGGCACGGGCTGCGCGGGCTCGTGGTGTACCAGAACGCCGAGGGCGTGTACTGGCGGCTGGCGCGCGAGGGCAAGGCGGGCGCGGCGCAGGCGGTGGAGCTGCCGGACGGCTCGCTGTGCCTGCTGAACGCCTCGCCGGTGGTGTGCCAGCAGAGCTTCCTGGACTACCTGGAGGCGGAGTCCGGGGACTCGCCGCTGCGGGAGCGGAGCGCGGCGGAGCGCTTCCGGGAGATGGCGAGCCTCATCGGGCGGCTGGCGGGAGTACCGGTGGGCCGGGCACTGGACGAGGTGGAGGTGGTGACGGCGGCGGACGAGGACGCGCTGGTGCGCATCCAGCAGCGGGGCCGCTTCACGCAGGGCGAGCTGCTGCAACTGCGGCGGCACATCCTGTCGCGGGAGAGCTGCTACATCCCCCGGGCGCGGACGGCGTACCTGGCCTCGCTGTCGCTGAACCACGCGGCCGAGGAGGCGGCGCACTTCGTGCGGCACTGCGCGGTGGGAGACGCGATGGATTCTCCGCGGCGGGCCTCGGACGCGTTCTACGCGCGGTGCCTGGAGGAGGCGCTGGGGTTCTTCGGCTCGAAGCTGGTGAACCCGCGGCGCAGCTGCCTGGGCCCGGGCGAGTGGGCACTGCGCTTCGCCCAGGCACGAGGCGTGGAGCGGCAGATCGCCGCGTTCGTGCTTGCACACAAGGCGGCGGAGGTGGAGGTGCCCGACGAGGCGGTGAAGCTGCTGCCCCTGCGC
This window contains:
- the glmM gene encoding phosphoglucosamine mutase encodes the protein MAYRMNMPPKEERASQRLFGTDGVRGVANVYPMTAEVAMQLGRALAHLIRNGPHRHRVIIGKDTRLSGYMLEQALAAGIISMGVDVDLVGPLPTPGIANLTTSMRADAGAVISASHNPYQDNGIKFFWRDGFKLPDETEAKIEELVASGAIDSIRPTATKIGRAFRLEDARGRYIVFLKTTFPRELTLEGMTIVVDCANGAAYKTAPAVLEELGAKVIALGVQPDGKNINNKCGALYPENLSRAVVKHGAHVGIALDGDADRLIVVDEKGNVVDGDAIMAICTGELVTRKELKKKTLVSTVMSNIGLERAVSRWGVKVVRTKVGDRYVVEEMRKNGYNIGGEQSGHLIFSDHTTTGDGTLAALQLLAVMCRQQKPVSELASIFEPVPQTLVNVVVKQKRELGELPTVMRAIQDVEKKLGKEGRVLVRFSGTEPKARVLIEGTDAARNEQYAREIAEALSKALNG
- the folP gene encoding dihydropteroate synthase; translated protein: MIRARPVRADRPADLEPALLRMGLPASAREHLLGTLPALHVLLTGLEREQGRFLSGLSASPVAAGREAYPSWVAGDERTRPGTGLLSGRKEQFERVVSEAKVRPELAGLGTALARVLEAPAPPASLVLGGRTFTFGTRTYVMGVVNVTPDSFSDGGRYFDTERAIAHGLRLAEAGADILDVGGESTRPGSPPVPAEEEVARIVPVIQGLRARTEVPISVDTTKAAVAREALKAGAVLVNDISGFLFDPELPRVTAEAGAACCVMHIQGTPETMQKDPHYEDVVDEVLAFLEDSVARAVAAGVPRERVLVDPGIGFGKTLGHNLFLLRRLGELRVLGLPVLVGTSRKSFLGKLAGGKPANERLAATLGSVAVVAAAGDADFVRVHDVAEVRDALAVADAVRAAGEGGSLYLGGKVRD
- the ftsH gene encoding ATP-dependent zinc metalloprotease FtsH, whose amino-acid sequence is MRSTYKTIGLWVILIVLFVAFYNFFSTSNDQVQEPTFTQFLAKVEDKKVRAVSVKGNTYSGVYTDTEEKFRTTGPEADATVLEQLRKNNVDVKYEREEQNSLWLTILGQWMPVVFLFLFFIFFMRQLQGGSGKAMTFGKSKARLLNESHNKVTFADVAGADECKEELEEIVAFLKDPKKFTKLGGRIPKGVLMMGPPGTGKTLLARAVAGEAGVPFFSISGSDFVEMFVGVGASRVRDLFEQGKKNAPCIIFIDEIDAVGRHRGAGLGGGHDEREQTLNQLLVEMDGFESNEGVILIAATNRPDVLDPALQRPGRFDRRIVVPRPDLKGRLGVLKVHTRRVPLAPEVDLEVIARGTPGMTGADLENLVNESALMAARQNKERVDLSDFEQAKDKVFMGPERKSMIMTEKEKKNTAVHEAGHALIAKLLPGCDPLHKVTIIPRGQALGLTWSLPTEDKVNGYKKQILDQITMAMGGRIAEELIFNEMSSGASNDIERATETARAMVCRWGMSDKLGPLAFGKSDGEVFLGRDFNSAKDYSEDTARQIDAEVRGIVMGCYEKGKALLTEHLEGLKRVADALVEYETLDAEDVNILLQGGQLTRERPPPRVVAPPTKSTEKKDKRKILDALDGIPNMEPNKA
- the tilS gene encoding tRNA lysidine(34) synthetase TilS gives rise to the protein MPSTGETSVLFSTALERTYRQLGLVGGSVLLAVSGGADSSALLVGTARVRESLSLRVEVATLDHGLRPEARGEVEAVARLAAHWGLPCHVRRLNLSPGSGVEARAREARYSALETLRRELGLQVVATAHTASDQAETLLMRLVRGTALRGAVGIHRVRPFLVRPLIERTREEVEAFLAEQGISFVMDPMNVDPAFLRTRIRYEVLPVLVRAAGFPVVPHLATFARLAAEDEALLGELADGARVRLTLPDGSLDAVGVRALEPPLRRRVLARLLTEAGATVDDASLARALSAVETGRPVTLGGGHEPGGLQLHTAGGRVRCVRRGGSTPPPPELVLAGEGASGLQEGTGWRFTVAAVAPPPGTLGLSLPEETRWPLTVRTRRPGDRVRGPAGSRKLQDVLVDRRIPGERRDSLPVVTDAEGLVLWIPGVWNSTPSRAVRLFLWASPPVPGMLGTTPL
- a CDS encoding TIGR04563 family protein; the protein is MAGTDKRKQSLYFPEEMLKEIQEEANRQDRSLSWVVQQAWKIARDRIKSFPAVNDVTGDERQDPREEGRS
- a CDS encoding TIGR04563 family protein, with product MAATDHRKQSLYFPEDMLDEIQREATRQDRSLSWIVQQAWKVARAELRKMPSPNDVFGPTPSRPDGSGDSQS
- a CDS encoding 5'-nucleotidase C-terminal domain-containing protein, with amino-acid sequence MSRTLTAAVLAVALAPGLGCMQFNDQCQPLVDDPNSIVGYLAQDVFLDKPFTRHDNNALGQLAADAFLHAEDGSKAPAELGIVNGGSLRAEGLCVTRTSVPRGPLKNGLLHEILLFENAVITVDLTEKQLVDMFEHSVEALSPEEQPIVSPDGAFLHVSEGTTVRVDCSRPMGQRVVGLKVKDRTVPLPPRADPSIRYRVAMAEFLLGGGDGYGVIFKDAGKDLSRNPVTASATDGKATDANLTEAYLRKNHATDKQPLEEAERIVFVNCARPGRPVVQ